In a single window of the Neospora caninum Liverpool complete genome, chromosome VIIa genome:
- a CDS encoding Ubiquitin carrier protein, related: MTNIARELLKKQFLELSRDCPSGCSVGLDDEAGGDFFVWRVCFEGPPDTLYEGGIFNAALKFPPDFPNHPPEMKFLQDMWHPNIYPDGRVCISILHPPGDDVFNEQEKAEERWRPILGVEAILLSVISMLGEPNLESPANIDAAVQYKKDLPEYKKKVRALTRKSVEG, encoded by the exons ATGACAAACATCGCGAGAGAACTTCTCAAAAAACAGTTTCTCG AGCTGAGTCGCGACTGCcccagcggctgcagcgtcgGATTGGACGACGAGGCGGGCGGAGATTTTTTCGTCTGGCGGGTGTGCTTCGAAGGGCCGCCCGACACCTTGTACGAAGGCGGCATTTTCAACGCCGCTCTCAAATTCCCCCCCGACTTCCCCAACCATCCGCCGGAAATGAAGTTTCTGCAGGACATGTGGCATCCAAACA TTTACCCCGACGGCCGAGTCTGCATCAGCATTCTTCATCCCCCCGGAGACGACGTTTTCAACgaacaggaaaaagcggaggaGCGGTGGCGGCCCATCCTGGGAGTCGAGGCCATCTTGCTCTCCGTCATCTCCATGTTGGGCGAACCCAATTTGGAATCTCCTGCAAACATCGATGCAGCG GTCCAGTACAAGAAGGATTTGCCCGAATATAAGAAGAAAGTCCGAGCGCTGACCCGCAAGAGTGTGGAGGGCTGA
- a CDS encoding DnaJ domain containing protein, related, which translates to MWPLVCFLVGGAAFAARGGLRQAAIWRQGKSASGGSGTQADVAEPLRQWFQAKFGAAGVQWRALTRDLRGFENPMSKTEAFQILRLSPTATKEKILQTHKQLMLRNHPDNGGSTYMATKVNEAKEKLLKERRFSSSYL; encoded by the exons ATGTGGCCTTTGgtctgttttctcgtggGAGGCGCTGCGTTCGCCGCGCGCGGAGGTCTGCGGCAGGCTGCGATATGGCGGCAAGGCAAGAGCGCCTCTGGGGGCAGTGGAACCCAGGCCGACGTCGCCGAGCCTCTTCGCCAGTGGTTCCAGGCGAAATTCGGGGCTGCAGGTGTGCAGTGGCGAGCGTTGACGCGCGACCTTCGGGGGTTCGAGAACCCCATGTCCAAGACGGAAGCCTTCCAAATCCTCAGACTCTC CCCCACGgcaacgaaggagaagatcCTGCAGACTCACAAGCAGTTGATGCTTAGAAACCACCCCGACAACGGAG GATCGACTTACATGGCCACGAAAGTgaacgaggcgaaggagaagttGCTAAAGGAAAGACG cttctcctcgtcttaTCTGTAG